From the Vicia villosa cultivar HV-30 ecotype Madison, WI unplaced genomic scaffold, Vvil1.0 ctg.000004F_1_1_1, whole genome shotgun sequence genome, one window contains:
- the LOC131621372 gene encoding uncharacterized protein LOC131621372 has product MDNVRSVKDGGLHRKSGRSPTKRFDFPLQARSSAELTKKVLQQVKKEKIDKLHEMLQGNNRERVQEIIEVVDETPKKGTQQERVQKVDQNLDKETATKKMEKDKLSQPKLMKDHAHGDKEVVHEIPKKTTHGKATINRERIQKIDGKLDNHVATKKTERPKLLKPQAKEVFAHGNKEVSQGVMKKRTHENLLENNRDKIQKVEKTVQRKLLIPSKNKKPEKSNQSLDTMMSKTKCSKKEKRVPKCPSMLIDDYVELHKSKEMDATKSNNGEKPGSYVIPSSSQNQPKKGAQQESVQNRAEVSEEEANTNTGKEKGTSQRKTRGKTLCKKIHARTLEERVEVTFNEDGQPIGPCDKVVTDLSLFLGTLARNSTFCPLRYTNWSGMPDDNKTRFWRYTNRKFILPGEARDWVETTVRDAWRRYKHTIKKNHFLKYSNMTERLKNRPPKVPIAQFKSLCDYWSKEAIQAISDNNTRNRAQLKWMHRMGPKNFALTREKVREKEKREPTQSEMFVETRKGNKGKELDVETGKVIAQLQEMVEKEESDTEAFKAVFGKECPGRVRCYGRNVTKSSLKRKAEINALKQAHSEEVSTLRNEFQDQIDRLQNAFKTVIQQCNPQINMESIEDLLGLSHGDANSSPKDMRQQLHSSTSTHAPCHGKHGINEDVEKDDINDEIQEDDVNDGFQEEVVGDEFQEEDINLDDEFQEDDIDGEFQEDDVDDEFLEDDIFDEFQEDDLDDELQED; this is encoded by the exons ATGGACAATGTAAGAAGTGTAAAAGATGGTGGATTGCATAGGAAGAGTGGTCGAAGTCCTACTAAACGATTTGATTTCCCTCTTCAAGCAAGATCAAGTGCAGAATTGACAAAGAAAGTACTACAACAAGTTAAGAAGGAAAAAATTGACAAGTTGCATGAGATGCTGCAGGGAAACAATAGAGAAAGGGTTCAGGAAATTATTGAAGTTGTGGACG AAACACCAAAAAAAGGAACTCAACAAGAAAGAGTTCAAAAGGTTGATCAAAATTTGGACAAAGAGACTGCTACAAAGAAAATGGAGAAAGACAAACTCTCGCAACCAAAATTAATGAAAGATCATGCACATGGAGACAAAGAAGTTGTACACG AAATACCAAAGAAAACAACTCATGGGAAAGCTACAATAAATAGAGAAAgaattcaaaagattgatggAAAATTGGACAACCACGTTGCTACGAAGAAAACCGAGAGACCTAAGCTTTTGAAACCACAAGCTAAGGAAGTTTTTGCACATGGAAACAAAGAAGTTTCACAAG GAGTAATGAAAAAAAGAACTCATGAGAATCTCCTAGAGAACAATAGAGACAAAATTCAGAAGGTGGAAAAAACAGTTCAAAGGAAATTACTTATTCCTTCCAAAAATAAGAAACCAGAGAAATCTAATCAATCTTTGGACACAATGATGTCAAAAACTAAATGCTCTAAAAAGGAAAAGAGGGTGCCAAAATGCCCATCAATGTTGATTGATGATTATGTAGAACTTCACAAGTCAAAGGAAATGGATGCAACCAAGTCAAACAATGGAGAAAAACCGGGCAGCTACGTTATCCCTAGCTCTAGTCAAAATCAGCCAAAAAAAGGAgctcaacaagaaagtgttcaaaacCGGGCAGAAGTCAGTGAAGAAGAGGCAAACACAAATAcaggaaaagaaaaag GAACATCCCAAAGAAAAACTCGTGGGAAAACTTTGTGCAAAAAGATTCATGCAAGAACTTTGGAAGAGCGAGTAGAAGTGACCTTTAATGAGGATGGTCAGCCAATTGGTCCTTGTGATAAAGTAGTAACTGACTTGAGCCTCTTCTTGGGAACATTGGCTAGGAACTCGACATTTTGTCCTCTACGTTACACCAATTGGTCAGGAATGCCAGATGATAATAAAACCCGTTTCTGGAGATATACTAAT CGGAAGTTTATCTTGCCGGGTGAAGCACGAGATTGGGTTGAGACCACTGTTAGAGATGCATGGAGAAGATATAAGCACACTATTAAGAAGAATCATTTTTTGAAGTACTCCAACATGACTGAAAGACTCAAAAACCGTCCGCCAAAGGTGCCCATAGCTCAGTTTAAGAGTCTTTGTGATTATTGGAGTAAGGAAGCTATACAA GCAATCAGTGACAATAACACTAGAAATAGAGCTCAGCTAAAGTGGATGCATCGAATGGGTCCCAAAAACTTTGCTTTGACTCGTGAAAAAGTG CgtgaaaaggaaaaaagagagCCCACTCAATCAGAAATGTTTGTTGAAACTCGAAAAGGAAATAAAGGAAAGGAACTGGATGTAGAAACTGGAAAAGTAATT GCCCAACTTCAAGAAATGGTTGAAAAGGAGGAAAGTGATACAGAAGCTTTTAAGGCTGTTTTTGGAAAGGAGTGTCCCGGCAGGGTACGCTGTTATGGGAGAAATGTAACTAAAAGTTCCTTAAAGCGAAAGGCGGAGATTAATGCTTTGAAACAAGCACACAGTGAAGAGGTCTCTACATTAAGGAACGAGTTTCAAGATCAGATTGATAGATTGCAAAATGCTTTTAAGACCGTAATACAACAATGCAATCCTCAAATTAATATGGAGTCAATCGAAGATTTGTTAGGATTATCTCATGGAGATGCTAACAGTTCCCCAAAGGATATGAGACAACAATTGCATTCCTCTACGTCAACTCATGCTCCATGTCATGGAAAG CATGGTATCAATGAAGATGTTGAAAAGGATGATATAAATGATGAAATTCAAGAGGACGACGTAAATGATGGATTTCAAGAGGAAGTCGTAGGTGACGAATTTCAAGAGGAAGACATAAATCTTGATGATGAATTTCAAGAGGACGATATAGATGGTGAATTTCAAGAGGACGATGTAGATGACGAATTTTTGGAGGACGATATATTTGATGAATTTCAAGAGGACGATTTGGATGATGAACTCCAAGAAGACTAA